In Nostoc sp. GT001, a genomic segment contains:
- a CDS encoding nuclease A inhibitor family protein — MQPETEQILGTLEVIIEPNSNFNLPGHEDGGYISPFVWEVSEYGEFNILKLSIIKDWLKLTDVDKTIAGWQEMEYLSIFNNFGFEKDEKNNRSNKIKALFEILSDKLQDLESFDLKVSCYLSPNTSIGIIVGKTIDSDWICVCPTIYKETEISQQQIFRSEQLQSISTKPLNENTLTLVSEIKAITLELGTIHLEGDFGGGYYYSYEHQIVYAAAETKERAIEITLQASGMLEISKFHNFYPDKQYFQNENSGSETKYLKYQQVNKFLASTFPEVMMYRFSFLTEENIYIIGKVLGGDWAGLYLESEFVYNP; from the coding sequence ATGCAGCCAGAAACAGAGCAAATTCTAGGAACACTAGAAGTTATTATTGAGCCTAATTCAAATTTTAATTTACCCGGACATGAAGACGGTGGATATATTTCTCCATTTGTTTGGGAAGTTTCTGAATATGGAGAATTTAATATACTAAAATTGAGTATTATCAAAGACTGGTTAAAATTGACAGACGTTGATAAAACAATTGCAGGCTGGCAAGAAATGGAGTATTTGAGTATTTTTAATAACTTTGGTTTTGAAAAAGATGAGAAGAATAATAGGTCAAATAAAATAAAAGCCTTATTTGAAATACTGAGTGATAAATTGCAAGACTTAGAATCTTTTGATTTAAAAGTTTCCTGTTACTTATCACCCAATACTTCAATCGGTATTATTGTTGGTAAAACAATAGATAGTGATTGGATTTGTGTTTGTCCTACCATTTATAAAGAAACAGAAATTTCCCAACAGCAAATTTTTCGCTCTGAGCAGCTTCAATCAATTAGCACTAAACCATTAAATGAGAATACATTAACTTTAGTTTCAGAAATCAAAGCAATTACTTTAGAATTAGGAACAATTCATTTAGAAGGCGATTTTGGTGGTGGTTATTACTATAGCTATGAACACCAAATTGTCTATGCTGCTGCTGAGACTAAAGAGCGGGCTATTGAAATTACTTTGCAGGCTTCGGGAATGCTGGAAATAAGTAAATTTCATAATTTTTACCCTGATAAACAATACTTCCAAAATGAGAATAGTGGCTCAGAAACCAAATATTTAAAATATCAGCAAGTAAATAAATTTTTAGCTTCTACTTTTCCAGAAGTAATGATGTATAGATTCAGCTTTCTGACCGAGGAAAATATATACATAATCGGTAAAGTTTTGGGTGGAGATTGGGCAGGGCTTTATCTAGAAAGTGAATTTGTTTATAATCCCTAA
- the devC gene encoding ABC transporter permease DevC, giving the protein MIGFIQQLRRRTPLGWLQLSHEKGRLLVALSGIAFADVLMFMQLGFQTALFESNTILHRSMEADMFVISPQARNLANMSSFTRRRLYQAMDIPGVKSAEGMYVNIVDWKNPQTQQKTTILVMGFNPDRQVFNLADVNRQIDAVKLPDTVLFDRASRGDYNDAIAKIDQGKTVTTEIERRTITISGLFSVGASFIADGTLITNDQNFLRLFPRREASGVSLGLVQLQPGYDPKQMKAALEAHLDDDVKVLTRAEFIEFEINYWKTNTAIGFIFSLGVAMGFIVGVIIVYQVLSTDVNSHIKEYATFKAMGYNNLYLLGVVFEEAIILAVLGFIPGAIAPLGLYALTRNATNLPLYMTVGRALTVLTLTMIMCVISGAIATRKLQSADPADMF; this is encoded by the coding sequence GTGATTGGATTTATCCAGCAACTGCGGCGGCGAACACCTTTAGGATGGCTGCAACTGAGTCATGAAAAAGGACGTCTTTTGGTAGCATTGTCAGGCATTGCCTTTGCCGATGTTTTGATGTTCATGCAGCTAGGGTTTCAGACTGCCCTGTTTGAAAGTAACACAATCCTGCATCGGAGTATGGAGGCTGATATGTTTGTCATCAGTCCCCAAGCACGCAACCTAGCAAATATGTCTAGCTTTACGCGGCGACGGCTGTATCAAGCAATGGATATACCAGGTGTAAAGTCAGCAGAAGGAATGTATGTCAACATTGTTGATTGGAAAAATCCCCAAACACAACAGAAGACGACAATATTAGTTATGGGGTTCAATCCCGATCGGCAAGTGTTTAACTTAGCAGATGTGAACCGCCAGATAGATGCTGTTAAGCTACCAGATACCGTTTTGTTCGATCGCGCCTCTAGAGGAGATTATAATGATGCGATCGCCAAAATTGACCAAGGTAAAACTGTCACAACCGAAATAGAACGCCGGACAATTACTATTAGCGGCTTATTTTCAGTCGGCGCTTCCTTCATCGCCGATGGCACTTTAATCACCAACGACCAGAACTTTCTGCGACTATTTCCCAGACGAGAAGCTAGCGGTGTCAGTCTTGGTTTGGTGCAACTACAACCAGGCTACGACCCAAAGCAGATGAAAGCAGCTTTAGAAGCTCATTTAGATGATGATGTCAAAGTTTTAACCAGAGCAGAATTTATCGAATTTGAAATAAATTACTGGAAAACAAATACAGCCATCGGGTTTATCTTCAGCCTGGGTGTAGCAATGGGATTTATAGTGGGCGTGATTATCGTCTATCAAGTTCTTTCTACAGATGTGAATTCTCATATAAAAGAATACGCCACTTTCAAAGCAATGGGGTATAACAATCTCTACTTATTAGGTGTGGTGTTTGAAGAGGCGATAATTTTGGCAGTTTTAGGGTTTATTCCCGGAGCGATCGCACCTTTAGGACTTTATGCTTTAACTCGTAATGCCACCAATTTACCACTTTATATGACCGTAGGACGAGCCTTGACGGTATTAACACTCACTATGATTATGTGTGTAATTTCTGGTGCGATCGCCACCCGTAAATTACAATCTGCTGACCCCGCAGATATGTTTTAA
- a CDS encoding ABC exporter membrane fusion protein has protein sequence MRENRNSEGWRSSQNLLRSPLLLAILTSLAIGGISVYAVMKLQATANEKQTAPVAIQPVVKTVTALGRLEPKGEIIKLSAPSSNEGNRVEQLLVKEGDRVKAGQVIAIMDNRDRLQATLSEAQKQVQVAKSRLNQVKAGAKQGEIGARQATVNRVQVELQGNIKTQQATINRLEAELLGQQRSLQATVARVAAERRNAQADVQRYETLYRAGAISSQEVDSRRLSAETSTQALIESQATQTRTVATLQQQINEAKANQDQTLASLQQQINEAKANLNQTAEVRPTDIANAQAEVDSAQATVEKIRAELAQAYVVAPKAGRILEINTRAGETVGNEGIVALGQTDQMYAVVEVYQSDIKKVRPGQEVLVSSDSLRNELEGRVDWIGMQVKRQNLINTDPSSNIDARVVEVHVQLNKLSSQNASSLTNLQVKAVIEL, from the coding sequence AATTCAGAGGGTTGGAGGTCTTCTCAGAATCTTTTGCGATCGCCACTTCTACTTGCAATACTTACATCTCTAGCAATAGGTGGAATCAGTGTTTATGCGGTGATGAAGCTTCAGGCTACAGCTAATGAAAAGCAAACAGCACCAGTAGCAATTCAGCCTGTGGTAAAAACAGTAACAGCATTAGGGCGGTTGGAACCAAAGGGAGAAATAATCAAACTGTCAGCGCCTTCTTCTAATGAAGGGAATCGGGTAGAGCAACTATTGGTGAAAGAAGGCGATCGCGTCAAAGCCGGGCAGGTAATTGCGATTATGGACAACCGCGATCGCCTACAAGCTACTTTGAGTGAAGCCCAAAAACAAGTTCAAGTTGCCAAATCCCGCCTTAACCAGGTAAAAGCTGGAGCCAAACAGGGAGAAATTGGAGCGCGTCAAGCAACTGTGAATCGTGTGCAAGTAGAACTACAAGGAAACATTAAAACTCAGCAAGCCACAATTAATCGTCTAGAAGCAGAACTCCTTGGGCAACAACGCAGCTTGCAAGCAACAGTTGCTCGCGTGGCAGCCGAGAGACGTAATGCTCAAGCTGACGTGCAGCGCTACGAGACTTTATACAGAGCAGGAGCAATTTCTAGTCAGGAAGTTGATAGCAGACGTTTAAGTGCCGAAACTTCCACTCAAGCGTTAATTGAAAGCCAAGCCACTCAGACAAGAACTGTCGCAACCCTACAACAGCAGATTAACGAAGCAAAAGCTAATCAGGATCAAACCCTCGCCAGCTTGCAACAGCAGATTAACGAAGCAAAAGCTAACCTGAATCAAACTGCTGAAGTCCGTCCTACAGATATAGCAAATGCACAAGCAGAGGTAGACAGCGCTCAAGCCACCGTGGAGAAAATTAGAGCAGAACTGGCACAGGCATACGTTGTGGCTCCTAAAGCTGGTCGAATTTTGGAGATTAATACACGAGCCGGAGAAACTGTTGGCAATGAAGGAATTGTGGCTCTAGGGCAAACCGACCAGATGTATGCAGTAGTAGAAGTCTACCAAAGTGATATCAAGAAAGTGCGTCCGGGACAAGAGGTGCTGGTAAGCAGTGATTCCCTCCGCAATGAATTAGAGGGAAGAGTGGATTGGATTGGTATGCAGGTAAAGCGGCAAAATCTGATTAACACCGATCCTTCTAGCAATATTGATGCCAGAGTAGTGGAAGTCCATGTGCAACTGAATAAACTATCTAGCCAAAATGCTTCTAGCTTAACTAATTTGCAAGTCAAGGCGGTAATTGAACTGTGA